A single region of the Actinoplanes sp. SE50/110 genome encodes:
- a CDS encoding 4'-phosphopantetheinyl transferase: MLDRLLPHPVRSAFALTDDPDEACYPGEESLVATAVPNRRREVVTARRCAREALLALGHAPAAIPRGPHREPLWPAGVVGSITHCTGFRGAAVAHTGELTGVGIDAEPHAALPPRVLGAVTDPVERAMLDRLATTHPETCWDRLLFSAKESIYKAWFPLTGRWLGFEDARLDIDPDGTFVGHILIESPLPRLAGRHLVDRGLILTAVSVPAQG; this comes from the coding sequence GTGCTGGATCGGTTGTTGCCCCACCCCGTGCGATCCGCTTTCGCCCTCACCGACGATCCGGACGAGGCGTGTTACCCGGGTGAGGAATCGCTGGTCGCGACCGCGGTCCCGAACCGCCGCCGGGAGGTGGTGACCGCCCGCCGCTGCGCCCGCGAGGCGCTGCTCGCCCTCGGTCACGCCCCCGCCGCGATCCCGCGCGGCCCCCACCGGGAACCGCTCTGGCCGGCCGGCGTGGTCGGCAGCATCACGCACTGCACCGGCTTCCGTGGCGCCGCGGTCGCCCACACCGGCGAGCTGACCGGCGTCGGCATCGACGCCGAGCCGCACGCCGCACTGCCGCCCCGGGTGCTGGGCGCGGTGACCGACCCGGTCGAGCGCGCCATGCTGGACCGGCTCGCCACCACGCACCCGGAGACCTGCTGGGACCGGCTGTTGTTCAGCGCCAAGGAGTCGATCTACAAGGCGTGGTTTCCGCTGACCGGCCGCTGGCTCGGTTTCGAGGACGCCCGCCTGGACATCGACCCGGACGGCACCTTCGTCGGGCACATCCTGATCGAGTCGCCGCTGCCCCGGCTGGCCGGCCGGCACCTGGTCGACCGGGGCCTGATCCTGACCGCGGTGTCAGTTCCCGCACAGGGGTGA
- a CDS encoding HAD family hydrolase, producing MIRAVIIDVDDTLCLTEAASFDLENDVLAQVGQPPMSRAVHLATWGETLLDAMPHRSPGVDLERFAALFPAAHQRYLADGRLDVIPPDNLDALDRLVGTGHTVMLLTSRTGPEVQHLLAPDHVLAGRVTRAYHQDNTRYRKPDPRVFDELLAETGFHPEECVYVGDSPGDAVAAGGAGIRFIACLQSGVRRLPDFDPRFVTAAVATFPEVPAAVNELSEG from the coding sequence GTGATTCGTGCGGTGATCATCGACGTGGACGACACGCTGTGCCTGACCGAGGCGGCGTCGTTCGACCTGGAGAACGACGTCCTGGCGCAGGTCGGCCAGCCGCCGATGAGCCGCGCGGTGCACCTGGCCACCTGGGGCGAGACGCTGCTCGACGCGATGCCGCACCGGTCGCCGGGCGTCGACCTGGAGCGGTTCGCGGCGCTGTTCCCCGCGGCGCATCAGCGGTATCTGGCCGACGGCCGACTCGACGTGATCCCGCCGGACAACCTGGACGCCCTCGATCGCCTGGTCGGCACCGGTCACACGGTCATGCTGCTGACCTCCCGCACCGGTCCGGAGGTGCAGCACCTGCTGGCGCCGGACCACGTGCTGGCCGGACGGGTCACCCGGGCGTACCACCAGGACAACACCCGGTACCGCAAACCGGATCCCCGGGTTTTCGACGAACTGCTCGCCGAGACCGGGTTCCACCCCGAGGAATGCGTCTACGTCGGTGACTCGCCGGGTGACGCGGTGGCCGCCGGCGGCGCCGGGATCCGCTTCATCGCCTGCCTGCAGAGCGGGGTACGCCGGCTGCCGGACTTCGACCCCCGGTTCGTGACCGCCGCCGTAGCGACGTTCCCGGAGGTCCCGGCGGCGGTCAACGAGTTGTCCGAGGGGTAG